ACCAAGCAGGGCAGCAAACTGGTCCGATGGGCGGCGGTCGAGGCCATCCAGCACCAACCCGCCGCCACGAAGATCTCCGTCGATCGTGCACGCATCGAGGCCCGCCGCGGCAAGAACATCGGGAAGATCGCCGCGGCCCGCAAGCTGCTCACCCTCGTCTACTACGGGCTGCGCGACGAGCACATCCGCGCACTGGCCTACAAGAGGACGGCGGCGTGAGCACCCCGGACGCAGCACGCGCGCGGCCGCTAATTTGTCTGACCCCCGCATCGCGGCGTGGTCGTGCCGCTTGATTGACCCCGCGTGTTGCCACCGCACCGCTCCATGTCCGCCCCATCGCCGGACGAAGGGATGACCGGCAGCCGGAGGAATTTGGCCCTGCCCCAAACCCATACGCATCACACTGGAGACGTTGCCGCACAACAACTACACATCGCCCCCGGACTCTCGCATCAGTGTGCGCCGTTCCGGGCCACCGTCAAGATCGTTCGTCCTCGCTGCGCTGCGGGCGCTGCATCTTGACCGATGGCCCTTGCCCGGCGCCGTCCACATGGAGGCCGGAACGGCTTGAACAGCACCCTTGACAGGCCGCCCCTTCAGGGATGACAAGTTCCGAGGGTGCAGAAGCCGTTGGACACGGGTGGTGGCCTACGATGAGCAGTGGGCCACCCGGGGCGACCGATGCCGCGAGTCGACGGAACAGCACCTCGCGCGACCCTGCCGGATGCACGTAGTGGATGGAGGTCAGGTCAGAGTGCTCCTCGGCGAGTGTCTCTATGGCGAAGCAGCTTTGGACCCAGTCGATCCGGCTGGTGATGTCGGCGTCGAGGGGTTTCGGCGTACTCTCGTGCGTAGCGCAGCCAGTGGTGGCGATGTCCACCGCCCTCACTCGCCAGCCGCCGTAGGCGAGCCAGATGACGTCGGTTCCGTGTCCGCAGCCGACGTCCAGTGCGGTGCGGTGCGGTGCGGGGCGTGAGATCCTCCCAACACACCCAGAAGCGCAGTCCGGGACCGGCGAAGCGCTGACATCGATCACCGGTTTTGGATCACCCGTATCGGAACATCTACTATGCTACATAGTAGTACATCGCCGTTACTCGGCTGCCGCACCCGGTCGGTCCGTACACGACGAGGTACTGAACCGTCAGTTTGTTTGGGGGTCACATACCCCCACCCACCCACTATTCAGGGAGTTTGCACGTGAGCCAGCCAGGCCGTCCTGTTGTTCTGATCGCCGACAAGCTCGCGCCGTCCACCGTCGAGGCATTGGGCGACGGTGTGGAGGTGCGTTGGGTCGATGGACCTGATCGCCCGGCCCTGCTCGCGGCGGTGCCCGAGGCCGATGCGATCCTCGTCCGTTCCGCCACCACCGTCGACGCCGAGGTTCTCGCCGCCGGTACCAAGCTGAAGATCGTCGCCCGCGCCGGCGTCGGCCTCGACAATGTCGACGTCCCGGCTGCGACCGAGCGCGGTGTCATGGTGGTCAACGCCCCGACGTCCAATATTCATACTGCAGCCGAGCACGCTGTCGCGCTGATGCTCGCCGCGACCCGGCAGATTCCCGCCGCCGATTCCACCCTGCGTGACCGTGAGTGGAAGCGCAGCAAGTTCAACGGTGTCGAGATCTTCGGCAAGACCGTCGGCGTCGTCGGGCTCGGCCGGATCGGTCAGCTCTTCGCTCAGCGTCTTGCAGCGTTCGAGACGCACGTCATCGCCTACGACCCCTATGTGTCGGCTGCCCGTGCCGCCCAGTTGGGCATCGAGCTGGTTTCGCTCGACGAGTTGCTGGAGCGCGCCGACCTGATCTCGGTGCACCTCCCGAAGACTCCTGAGACCAAGGGACTGCTCGGTACGGAGAACCTGGCCAAGACCAAGAAGGGTGTCGTCATCGTCAACGCCGCCCGCGGTGGCCTGATCGACGAGGCGGCGCTGGCCCAGGCCATCAAGTCGGGTCACGTGCGTGCTGCGGGCCTCGACGTGTTCGAAACCGAGCCCTGCACGGACAGCCCGTTGTTCGACCTTCCCGAAGTCGTCGTGACGCCGCACCTCGGCGCCTCCACGACTGAGGCTCAGGACCGTGCCGGCACCGATGTCGCGAAGTCCGTACTGCTCGCTCTTGCCGGCGATTTCGTTCCCGACGCCGTCAACGTGTCCGGTGGCGCCGTGGGTGAGGAAGTCGCCCCGTGGCTCGAAATCGTGCGCAAACAGGGTGCGCTCCTCGGGGCGCTGTCGGGCGAGGTCCCCGTCAATCTGTCCGTCGATGTGCGCGGCGAGCTCGCCTCCGAGGACGTCGAGGTGCTGGCACTGTCGGCTCTGCGTGGCGTGTTCTCGGCGGTGATCGAGGACGCCGTGACGTTCGTCAACGCTCCTGCCCTCGCGGAAGAGCGTGGCGTGACGGCCGAGGTCACCAAGGCCGCCGAGAGCCCCAACCACCGTAGCGTCGTCGACCTTCGCGGCGTCTTCGGTGACGGCAGCGTCATCAACGTATCGGGTACCCTGACCGGTCCTCAGCAGGTCGAGAAGATCGTCAACATCAACGGACGCAACTTCGAACTGCGCGCCGAAGGCCTGAACCTGGTGATCAACTACACCGACCAGCCGGGTGCGCTCGGTAAGATCGGCACCCAGCTGGGCAACGCCGGCATCGACATCCAGGCCGCTCAGCTCAGCCAGGACGCCGAGGGCGAGGGTGCGACCATCCTCCTCCGCGTCGACCGGGAGGTGCCGACGGAGGTGCGGGACGCGATCTCCACCGCCGTCGGCGCCACCAAGATCGAGCTCGTCAACCTGGTATAGTCGCCCTGCAGTGGCCTCCGTTGGCAAACGGCTAATGGCGGATAGGAATCCGTTCGCCACGGACAGCACGAGCGGCATCATATGCCGCATCACTGCACACCTGTCGAGGTGGCCTATGAGACGAGAAGCTTCAGGCAGAAGCGAAGCGGCCGTCCTGGATTCTTATTGTTGCAGTGCAGATAGTTTCAGCTAGTTTTCTTTCAGTCGATCAACCGCTTTGGTTATCGAAATCCCCCTTGTGCAGTCCGGGATCACGTCGCGCTGGACACTGTGCACGTCAGGTCTCGGCTCGGTGAAGTTCACGCGCTAGGCGCATCGCTACCCATTGCGGTCGACACAGCACCCACTTACAGTGGCGCGATGAAACGCACACGCTGTAGCCAG
This genomic window from Rhodococcus oxybenzonivorans contains:
- a CDS encoding class I SAM-dependent methyltransferase gives rise to the protein MIDVSASPVPDCASGCVGRISRPAPHRTALDVGCGHGTDVIWLAYGGWRVRAVDIATTGCATHESTPKPLDADITSRIDWVQSCFAIETLAEEHSDLTSIHYVHPAGSREVLFRRLAASVAPGGPLLIVGHHPCPTASAPSELVIPEGAACQGCCSSRSGLHVDGAGQGPSVKMQRPQRSEDERS
- the serA gene encoding phosphoglycerate dehydrogenase; this translates as MSQPGRPVVLIADKLAPSTVEALGDGVEVRWVDGPDRPALLAAVPEADAILVRSATTVDAEVLAAGTKLKIVARAGVGLDNVDVPAATERGVMVVNAPTSNIHTAAEHAVALMLAATRQIPAADSTLRDREWKRSKFNGVEIFGKTVGVVGLGRIGQLFAQRLAAFETHVIAYDPYVSAARAAQLGIELVSLDELLERADLISVHLPKTPETKGLLGTENLAKTKKGVVIVNAARGGLIDEAALAQAIKSGHVRAAGLDVFETEPCTDSPLFDLPEVVVTPHLGASTTEAQDRAGTDVAKSVLLALAGDFVPDAVNVSGGAVGEEVAPWLEIVRKQGALLGALSGEVPVNLSVDVRGELASEDVEVLALSALRGVFSAVIEDAVTFVNAPALAEERGVTAEVTKAAESPNHRSVVDLRGVFGDGSVINVSGTLTGPQQVEKIVNINGRNFELRAEGLNLVINYTDQPGALGKIGTQLGNAGIDIQAAQLSQDAEGEGATILLRVDREVPTEVRDAISTAVGATKIELVNLV